Proteins encoded in a region of the Neodiprion lecontei isolate iyNeoLeco1 chromosome 5, iyNeoLeco1.1, whole genome shotgun sequence genome:
- the LOC107226866 gene encoding ras-related protein Rap1: MREYKIVVLGSGGVGKSALTVQFVQGIFVEKYDPTIEDSYRKQVEVDGQQCMLEILDTAGTEQFTAMRDLYMKNGQGFVLVYSITAQSTFNDLQDLREQILRVKDTDDVPMVLVGNKCDLEDERVVGKDQGVNLARQFNCAFMETSAKAKINVNDIFYDLVRQINKKSPEKKIKQKKKGLCRLL; this comes from the exons ATGCGCGAATACAAGATAGTCGTGCTAGGTAGCGGAGGTGTCGGCAAATCTGCCCTCACCGTCCAATTTGTCCAAGGTATATTCGTCGAGAAATACGATCCGACAATTGAGGACAGCTACCGTAAACAGGTGGAGGTTGACGGGCAGCAATGCATGCTCGAAATTTTAGACACTGCTGGCACG GAACAATTCACGGCCATGAGGGACCTTTACATGAAGAATGGTCAGGGCTTCGTACTGGTCTACTCGATAACGGCACAGTCGACATTCAACGACCTTCAGGATCTTAGGGAACAGATCCTCCGGGTAAAAGACACGGACGACGTGCCAATGGTACTCGTAGGCAACAAGTGTGACTTGGAGGATGAGAGAGTAGTCGGAAAGGACCAAGGAGTCAATCTGGCCAGGCAATTCAATTGCGCGTTCATGGAAACCTCTGCCAAAGCCAAAATTAACGTTAACGAC ATCTTTTACGACCTGGTGCGACAAATCAACAAGAAGTCACCGGAGAAAaagataaagcaaaaaaagaaagggcTATGCCGACTTCTGTAA
- the LOC107226837 gene encoding carboxylesterase 5A-like yields the protein MKNSTRFAFTLSLLALFCNGIPNVDSQRTHARQGVGREPPTIKIPLQGSLVGKEMTWMRTQKVFAYLGIPYAKPPIRQLRFAAPDTNPLPSWSGIKEATTYAPSCQQVEGGQKLHERTYLRLLAINDADDPGVSEDCLYLNVFVPDGNPPGEGWPVMVWFHGGDFNTGTPAIWDATVFSIKQKMLIVTVAYRLNILGFFTSTDAEAPGNYGMLDQIAALDWVQKNIQYFSGQPDNVAIYGHSSGAISVGLHILSPLSRGKFSKAIAMSGDAIGSVGSPKTETSVVDQIAEKFGCNRHPTTDLIKCLRNVRAEILVQESSHIETWGPIVDYETNNTTEPFLPEDPLVTLEMGNFNAVPLLVGYSNNEQALAYIESIGNGRDENADGALSSDKFEALIDSEITAAAKKFEDNTTCEVDSDMLVKSVLFYYKPYPPTKDEMVLRDRYLDLQTEKNYAAGLTLLAGKVSRQKSAFVYRFDYRPRTAMSTEGVPDWAGVPHMFELQFVWGLPHAASSVQWNPADKKMADVMMTLFSNFVKTANPSQASMGVKWEPYTEENPGILLIDRTINMSDHNAVDYKALAFWNEYYPIVLEEARSCDCNNTSAAQSLTSASSNFHIVFFTAVLQSIVAEPVFVRRFGLF from the exons ATGAAGAACAGCACGAGATTCGCCTTCACTTTATCCTTGCTGGCTTTGTTCTGTAATGGGATTCCCAACGTCGATTCCCAGAGAACTCATGCTCGGCAAGGCGTCGGTAGGGAACCACCAACGATCAAGATACCCCTTCAGGGTAGTCTGGTCGGAAAGGAG ATGACGTGGATGCGGACGCAGAAGGTTTTCGCGTACCTTGGAATACCATATGCAAAGCCTCCGATTCGTCAGCTTCGATTTGCTGCGCCTGATACAAACCCGCTTCCATCCTGGTCCGGGATCAAAGAAGCCACCACCTACGCTCCATCCTGTCAGCAAGTAGAGGGTGGACAAAAGCTCCATGAACGGACTTACCTCAGACTTCTGGCCATCAATGATGCCGATGATCCAGGAGTCAGCGAGGATTGTCTTTACCTCAATGTCTTCGTGCCTGATG GCAATCCACCGGGCGAGGGCTGGCCGGTGATGGTCTGGTTTCACGGCGGAGATTTCAACACTGGGACTCCAGCCATTTGGGACGCCACAGTCTTTTCGATCAAACAGAAG ATGCTGATCGTGACGGTTGCGTACCGGCTGAACATCCTTGGATTTTTCACATCGACGGACGCGGAGGCTCCTGGTAACTACGGAATGCTGGACCAGATAGCGGCGTTGGACTGGGTGCAGAAAAACATCCAGTACTTTTCCGGCCAGCCGGACAACGTGGCGATATACGGTCACAGTTCGGGAGCGATAAGCGTGGGTCTTCACATACTGAGTCCATTGAGTCGAGGAAAATTCTCCAAGGCAATAGCGATGAGCGGAGACGCTATCGGGTCTGTCGGATCGCCGAAGACGGAGACGTCGGTGGTAGACCAGATAGCGGAAAAGTTCGGGTGCAATCGTCACCCGACAACGGACCTCATCAAGTGTCTCCGTAACGTTAGAGCAGAGATCCTGGTGCAGGAATCCTCCCACATAGAGACGTGGGGACCGATCGTCGACTATGAAACGAACAACACGACGGAGCCGTTCCTGCCAGAGGACCCGCTGGTCACCCTGGAGATGGGCAACTTCAACGCGGTTCCTCTGCTCGTCGGCTATTCGAACAACGAGCAGGCCCTGGCCTACATCGAGTCTATCGGCAACGGGCGGGACGAAAACGCTGACGGGGCGTTGAGTTCGGATAAGTTCGAGGCGCTGATAGACAGCGAGATAACCGCCGCGGCGAAGAAGTTCGAGGACAACACCACCTGCGAGGTGGACTCCGATATGCTGGTGAAGTCGGTGCTCTTCTACTACAAACCCTACCCGCCGACCAAGGACGAAATGGTGCTGAGAGACCGATACCTCGACCTTCAGACCGAGAAGAACTACGCCGCTGGTCTCACTCTTCTTGCGGGAAAAGTATCGCGGCAGAAATCGGCCTTCGTTTATCGTTTCGACTACCGGCCGCGGACGGCTATGTCCACGGAGGGTGTTCCCGACTGGGCCGGAGTCCCTCACATGTTCGAACTCCAGTTCGTCTGGGGCCTTCCTCACGCCGCGAGCTCCGTGCAGTGGAACCCCGCCGACAAGAAGATGGCCGACGTAATGATGACGCTCTTTTCGAACTTCGTAAAGACCGCGAACCCTTCGCAGGCGAGCATGGGCGTGAAGTGGGAACCTTACACCGAGGAGAATCCCGGCATTCTACTGATCGACAGGACCATCAACATGAGCGATCACAATGCCGTCGATTACAAAGCGCTCGCGTTTTGGAACGAGTATTATCCCATTGTTCTCGAGGAGGCGAGATCCTGTGACTGTAACAACACATCAGCCGCCCAGTCTCTCACATCTGCTTCGTCGAATTTCCACATTGTCTTTTTCACCGCGGTGCTGCAGAGTATCGTTGCGGAGCCGGTGTTCGTCAGGAGGTTCGGATTGTTCTGA